A window of Paenibacillus polygoni contains these coding sequences:
- the yidD gene encoding membrane protein insertion efficiency factor YidD, with the protein MKVTRTIAKAPVTFYRKFISPLKPPSCRFYPTCSAYALEAIEVHGAVKGSFLSAKRIMKCHPFHPGGVDLVPPKKGSQDSSTS; encoded by the coding sequence ATGAAGGTTACTCGTACAATTGCAAAAGCACCTGTAACATTTTATCGGAAATTTATATCGCCGCTGAAACCTCCGAGTTGTCGGTTTTATCCGACTTGTTCGGCTTATGCACTAGAAGCGATCGAGGTTCATGGTGCGGTAAAAGGTTCATTTCTCTCTGCTAAACGAATAATGAAATGCCATCCCTTTCATCCAGGAGGCGTGGATTTGGTTCCACCCAAAAAAGGAAGTCAGGATTCTTCCACATCATAG
- a CDS encoding Fur family transcriptional regulator, protein MLSTNQIIEAMSSQGLRITDQRKTLARLFAETEGYLSPKDVYEYMGRTYSGLSFDTVYRNLRVMQELGVLEQVIFEDGVKFKASCSSGHHHHHLICLQCQKTLPIEFCPMQLTDTPDQFQVVEHKFEIFGYCKDCQVSGKVSPKTNQNQASSKGQ, encoded by the coding sequence ATGCTGTCAACGAATCAGATTATAGAAGCCATGTCTAGCCAAGGGCTTCGTATTACGGATCAACGAAAGACGCTCGCTAGACTTTTTGCGGAAACAGAAGGTTATTTGTCACCAAAGGATGTATACGAATATATGGGCCGGACATACAGCGGGCTCAGTTTTGATACGGTTTATCGAAATCTCAGGGTCATGCAGGAACTAGGTGTACTTGAACAAGTTATCTTTGAAGATGGAGTGAAATTTAAGGCTTCTTGCAGCTCGGGACATCATCATCATCATCTGATCTGCCTTCAGTGTCAGAAGACGCTTCCAATTGAGTTTTGTCCAATGCAGCTTACGGATACACCCGATCAATTTCAAGTAGTGGAGCATAAGTTTGAAATCTTTGGTTATTGTAAAGACTGTCAAGTATCTGGCAAAGTGTCGCCGAAGACTAATCAGAATCAAGCTTCATCAAAGGGTCAGTAA
- a CDS encoding stalk domain-containing protein, producing MKFKKLTMLTILALFSQVVPAYTASAEMSMDEPVSSSIIQEESRLEAPANKEMKVEGKTDGSSVTEPKEDAVSGTKETATEEADTETTVITEGTVTGTVEEVTSNPEDQKTPVQTEENPVVPESPVVPEVPDILEVQPQSSSSQLILYYNSKKMVQDGVTYYAPQPLQVKNGVSYVPIRALVDRVGFRVLYNQATKETSIIQGNNELKFKTNSNKYKVNGVTKTMKGTSYQTQNTFMVPLTAITAALGIKYSVVNKSIVMNLSTKPIASFSISPSEVYAGQAVTYKVDGFSPKGLSIINERWEGKKDVFDAPGRFTIKYYVQDSSGTWSDPYSLTVNVLRPNQPPVALFVTDKEEYKMGELITYTDQSSDDEAIVKTEWNNNALAFFTPGPKTISLTVKDNKGLTNTYQKTIIITNETLYSLTEFNQLFTPIGDKFSFDGSTVPTWAKVNYSYTDYPSTLLRSNSPETVYKEGIVYKDIAVGNTRFLIHHKNNTGKKVKMYVVATNNNSATAILRTENLGFAGPSTIAQAAGKKAVERYFTTMQDDSKRTATTLKPGESKLILTDMSKTSMKQQEIISLLSDVYCDYPIEYNVVIIDENSDPLKVLYRLPILDRDGVHNRGTYPNATREITYSDRLGEKPERLVIGDNNDDPNLSGIDPMVGVEASNSGNFGVLYKITLERVAPNTLISFNPRGGTYTGYAMVNGEITPLYTDGAVRAPNEQAVLYRTGEYERKVEILLTAAPASSLPVNLLIAPLPSKN from the coding sequence ATGAAATTCAAGAAATTAACGATGCTCACCATATTAGCTCTATTTTCACAAGTGGTACCAGCATACACGGCAAGCGCAGAAATGAGTATGGATGAACCTGTTTCAAGTTCGATTATTCAGGAAGAATCACGGCTTGAAGCACCAGCTAACAAAGAAATGAAAGTGGAAGGGAAAACGGATGGGTCAAGTGTAACAGAACCAAAAGAAGATGCGGTCAGTGGAACAAAAGAAACAGCCACAGAAGAGGCCGACACAGAAACTACGGTTATCACAGAAGGAACGGTTACAGGAACTGTAGAAGAGGTTACATCAAATCCAGAGGATCAGAAGACTCCTGTTCAAACAGAAGAAAATCCGGTGGTTCCTGAATCTCCAGTGGTTCCAGAAGTTCCTGATATTCTAGAGGTACAGCCGCAAAGCAGCAGCAGTCAGTTGATCCTCTATTATAATAGTAAAAAAATGGTCCAAGACGGTGTGACTTATTATGCACCCCAGCCGTTGCAAGTAAAAAATGGTGTATCTTATGTACCGATTCGTGCATTGGTTGATCGGGTTGGATTCCGGGTCTTATATAACCAAGCCACGAAAGAAACGAGCATCATTCAAGGAAATAATGAACTGAAGTTCAAAACAAACAGTAATAAATACAAGGTTAACGGTGTAACGAAAACCATGAAAGGAACTTCATATCAGACTCAAAATACCTTTATGGTGCCTCTAACAGCGATCACGGCAGCACTTGGGATCAAGTATAGTGTAGTTAATAAAAGCATTGTTATGAATTTATCTACAAAACCAATTGCGAGCTTCAGCATATCACCTTCTGAAGTGTATGCAGGACAAGCTGTTACATACAAAGTAGATGGGTTTTCTCCAAAAGGTCTGTCCATCATAAATGAACGTTGGGAAGGAAAAAAAGACGTATTTGATGCTCCGGGAAGATTTACGATTAAATATTATGTACAAGACTCTAGTGGTACTTGGAGTGACCCCTATTCACTTACAGTCAATGTCCTGCGTCCTAATCAGCCGCCAGTAGCTTTGTTTGTAACGGATAAAGAAGAATATAAAATGGGCGAACTCATTACGTACACAGATCAAAGTTCAGATGATGAAGCTATTGTGAAAACAGAATGGAATAATAATGCACTTGCCTTTTTCACACCAGGTCCAAAAACAATCAGCCTGACAGTAAAGGATAATAAAGGATTAACTAATACCTACCAAAAAACGATTATCATTACGAATGAAACGCTCTATTCGTTAACCGAGTTTAATCAGTTATTTACACCCATTGGAGATAAATTCTCCTTTGATGGATCGACTGTTCCTACGTGGGCAAAAGTGAATTATTCGTATACGGACTATCCGAGCACCTTACTTCGCAGTAACAGCCCGGAAACGGTGTATAAGGAAGGGATCGTATATAAAGATATAGCGGTAGGCAACACTCGTTTCTTAATTCACCATAAAAATAATACAGGAAAAAAAGTAAAAATGTACGTTGTAGCGACAAACAATAATTCTGCAACAGCAATTCTGCGTACAGAAAATCTAGGATTTGCTGGACCAAGCACTATCGCACAAGCAGCTGGGAAAAAAGCGGTTGAGCGTTACTTTACCACGATGCAGGATGATTCAAAACGTACAGCGACTACATTAAAACCAGGCGAAAGCAAGCTAATCTTGACAGATATGAGCAAAACAAGCATGAAGCAGCAGGAGATCATTTCATTACTGTCTGATGTGTATTGTGATTATCCGATTGAGTATAACGTCGTGATTATTGATGAAAATTCAGATCCGCTGAAGGTACTGTACCGACTTCCTATTCTGGACCGGGATGGAGTGCATAATCGGGGCACCTATCCAAATGCAACCCGGGAGATTACTTACAGCGATCGCCTTGGAGAGAAGCCAGAGCGCCTCGTGATTGGGGATAATAACGATGATCCGAATCTGTCAGGGATAGATCCGATGGTCGGTGTAGAAGCTTCTAATTCCGGTAACTTTGGAGTACTCTATAAAATAACGCTGGAGCGCGTTGCGCCTAATACACTCATTTCCTTTAATCCAAGAGGAGGCACGTATACGGGTTACGCCATGGTCAATGGAGAGATAACTCCTCTTTATACAGATGGCGCAGTCAGAGCTCCTAATGAACAGGCCGTATTATATCGTACGGGAGAGTATGAACGGAAAGTAGAAATTTTACTCACAGCAGCACCGGCAAGCAGCCTTCCCGTTAACCTGTTGATAGCACCATTACCAAGTAAGAATTAA